CGATGTCATGGAGGTGTTTGTTGAGCTTCTGCTGGCGGTTCGCGAGTTCGCCACGGCCGACGTACTCCGCGCGGAAGTGGGCGGTGAGCGAGTCGACACAGAGCAGGCGGACGGGGTACTCCGAGTCTTCGTGCTCGCTCGCGAGCTCTTTCGCCTTTTCGGCGAGCAGCATCTGGTGGTTGGAGTTGAACGCCTTTGCAACGTGGATCTTCTCGAGCATCGAGTCGACGAGTTCGTCGAGTGTCTCCTCGTCGTCCGGGGAGCCCTCGATCTCGCGGTCTTCGAGAGCGGCCTCGATCGCTTCCTCGGGAAGCCCGCGGACCATGTCGTCGATCCGCTCGGGCCGGAACGTGTCCTCTGAGTCGACGAAGATGACGCGACCGTGGAGGCCGCCGGCCTCCTTGGGGAGCTGGACGTTGACGGCCATCTGGTGGGTGACCTGGGACTTGCCGGCACCGAACTCGCCGTAGACTTCGGTGATCGACTGGGTCTCGACGCCCCCACCGAGGAGGTCGTCGACCTCGTCGATGTGCCAGGAGAGCTTGCCGATCTCGTTGCGTCGCTCGAGTACCGTCGTGCCGGTCTCGAAGCCACCGATGTCGGCCGCGTCACGGGCCGCACGGACGATGTCACCCGCCGTGGAGTCACCGATGTCGGCCGTGTTCGACAGTTCGGCGGGAGCCGCGACGGCCAGACTCTCGAAGGAGTCGTAGCCAGCGTCTTTGAGTTTGTCTGCGGTCGCCGGTCCAACGCCGGGGAGGGTTTCGAGGTCTACGTCTGCCATGCTCTGGCCTTGCGCCGGATCCCTCATAAACCCTCGTTAACAGGAGAGTGAAAGTGAAAGTGGTGGACGGCGACCGGGTGAGTCGAGCGCCGAGCCACGGGTTTATGCGAGAAGACGAGTTTCGGGTCCGCGGTCACTCCCACGGGCGGCGGCCGCTCTGGCTCGGCCACAGCGGATACCAGTACTCCTTTTCGCGTTCGAGCTCGAGTTCGCCGTCCAGCGCCGCCTCGAGGGTGAACTCGGTGCTCGAGTCGCGTTCGCGGCCGGAGCGGGGGGCGAAGGGGTAGTAGGCGCCCCGGCGAAAGGAGTAGATCCAGTAGGCCGGACCCTCGTGGTCTTCGTAGCCGAAGACGGCTGCGAGCAGGCGCGAGCCGTAGCCGTGTTCGATGAACGTGTCGGCGGCGAAGTGCAGGCTCGTGATCAGGTCCTCGGGATCGGAGTCAGACAGGATCACCCAGTGGTAGCCGTGATCGTCCTCGGTGACCGAGAAGTCGGTGCCGGTCTCCTCGCGGCCGGCCTCGAGGATGGCCTCGACCTCGTCGACGGCGTCGCGAAAGCGACGGGAGTCGACGCCGGCAAAACAGAGCGCGCCCTCGTTCATCGACTCGTAGCCGAGGTCGGCCTCCATCGTGAGGTAGGCGGTGCTCATCCCGAAGAGGTCGTCGGGGTGGGCGTCGCGTTTCGCGTCGGCCTCGGCGCGGAGGCCGAGGACGGCGCGGAGTCCGTCGAGTAGTCCCATGCGTCGAAAAGCGGTGGCAGTCCTCTTTAACGTCCCCGTCCGCCGGTGAGGTGGCTACGGCGCCAGCGCCTCGAGGGTCCGTTCGCGCTCTGCCTCGCTCATCCCGCCACAGAAGCCGATCTGGACGGCGTCGACGCCGTCGATCGATTCGAACCGTTCGACCTGTGTGCGAACCTCCTCGGGCGTCCCGGCGGCGACGACCGCCTCGAGTAAGTCGTCGGTGACCGCCTCGACGGCGGCCTCCCGACCCGACTCGTGCCACCGATTTTTGACCGTCTCGGTGAGATCAGCCCAGCCGGCGTCGGCGATTGCTCCCCGGTAGTAGGGGCCGTAGATCGCGATCATGAACGCCAGCTGGGAGCGGGCGTACTCGCGGGCGCGCTCGCCGTCCTCGAGGGCACAGCAGCGCAACAGCGGCGCGACGCGGAGTTCGTCGGGGTCCTGGCCGCCGAGTTCGGCCCCGCGCTCGAGGTCCTCGAGGCGCGCCTCGAGTTGCTCGTACGGCAACAGCTGGGGCACCCAGCCGTCGGCGAAGCGGCCGGCGAGTTCCGTCGCCTTCGGGCCGAGGGCAGCGACGTCGACCGGAGCCGGCTGCGCTGGGGGTTCACACTCGAGTGTCAATCCACTGGGGGAGAACATCTCGCCGTCGTAGTCGAGTCGCTCGCCGGCCTGGACCTGGCGGACGATCTCGACGGCCTCGCGCACGCGCCGGAGCGGGCGGTCGAAGTCGACGCCGTGCCACCGTTCGGTCAGCGCGGGCGAGGAGGCCCCCAGCCGGAGACGGAAGCGCCCGCCGCTTATCTCCTGGAGCGTGACGGCGGTCTGGCCGAGAAGGGCAGGCGAGCGGGCGAAGGGCGAGAGGACGTCGTCGGCGATGCCGATCTCGTCGGTGCGCTCGGCGATCACGCTCAACACGAGCGGGACGTTCCGGCCCGCCGTCTCGCCGATCGAGACGTATCCGTACTCGAGGTCCTCCGCCCGCCGGGCGAGTGAGACGGCCTCGTCGATGCTGTCGTACTCGTTGAGCGGCAGGACGACGTCGCGGCTATGTGCTGGCATGTGCACCGATGGCGCGCTCGAGGTAGTAAAGACCGGGGTCACGCGACGGACTGGGGTCACGCGATGGGTATCGATCGCTCGAGCAGCGGCGGCGGGGGGTTAGGAGAGTCCGAGCGCGAGTCGCGCCGCCAGCGTCCCGATCCACGCGAGCGCGACACCGACGAGCAGGTACGTCGTCGGACCGTACTCGGTGACGATCGGCTCGGTCTCGTACCGAACGGCCGCGTAGAGGCTGGCGACGACGAGCGCCACGCCGCCGAACAGCCGCCACCCGTGCTCGAGATCGAGTTGGAACGATCCGACGGCAGTCTGAGAGACGAAGAGGACGCCGACGCCAGCACAACACAGCGACACCAGCCGGGAGGGATGCATGTGACGTGATAACGGGCGGGTCACAATCAAATATAGCTGTCGCCATCTATGTGAGCCCTCGAGCGCGGCCGCTCTCGGCAGCGACCGAAGACAGGCACGAATCGGTCGACAGACGGTCGGAATCGCAACCGTGCGTCGACGGGGCGACACGAATCGCAAGCGGGAACGCCGTAAGACAGACCGCGGACGAAAACCCACACCCCGCGAGAGATCGACATTATTTTGTGAGACAAATGAGTGGAATTTGTCTGACGGGGTTTTATAGTATCCACTGTGGTAGCAGTGTATCCCTGTCAGCACACCAGAGACTCACACGCGACAGGGTGTTCCGCATGAACGCAACCAGTAACAACTCTCACACGTGCCCAGAGCCGCCCGCCAGTACGACTCACTTCCACCACGACTGGGACGGCGACCGATCGCTGGCCGCCGCCATCGTCTCCGCCGTCGCCGACTGCTCCCGGAAGCCCCCCACGGAGCTCGAGGTGCTCTACGAGGTCGTCGACCCGGACGCGCTGGACGAACTGTTCGAACCCCGCAGCGACGACGCCCGGCGGAACGGAGGCCACCTGTGGTTCCAGCTCGACGAGTGCGCCGTGACCGTCTCTGGTGACGGATTCGTCACCGTCCGCCGACTCGAGTGATCGGCCTGGCTCCTCACTCGAGCGATGGGACTCGAGCAATGGTGGTTAGATGGTGGTCATCTCTCGCTCGAGGCTCCGGAGCTGCTCGATCCGCTTTTCGGTGGGTGGGTGGGTGCTGAACAGCTTTCCGACGACGCCCGACTTTAGCGGGATGATGAAGAAGGCGTTCATCTCGGCCTCCTCGCGCAGGTCCCTGTCGGGGACCTTGTCGACCTCACCCGAGATTTTCATGAGCGCCGAGGCGAGCGCCGACGGGTTACCGGTGATCGCGGCAGCCCCGCGGTCGGCGGCGTACTCGCGGTAGCGCGACAGCGCCCGGATGAGGAGGTAGCTGATGATCCAGACGAGCAGCGAGACGAGGATCGCGACGGCGATGCCGCCGCCGCCGCGACCGCCCCGACCGCGACCACCGCCGAAGATCGCGCCCCAGCGAACCATCATGAACGCGATCGTCGAGAGGAACGATGCGATCGTCATCACCATCATGTCCCGGTTTTTCACGTGGGCGAGTTCGTGAGCGATCACGCCGTCGAGCTCCTCGCGGTTCAGCGTCCGCATGAGTCCCACCGTCACCGCAACGGCGGCGTTCTTCTGGTTTCGACCCGTGGCGAACGCGTTGGGAACTTGCGAGTCGATCACGGCGACTTTCGGCTTCGGAAGGTCGGCCTGCTGGGAGAGGCGCTCGACCGAGGCGTGGAGCTGTGGATACTCCTCGGCCGAGACCGTTTTCGCACCCATACTCTTGAGGGTGAGCGTGTCGCTGAAGTAGTACTGTACGAGCGAGAAACTCGCGAAGAGCACGATGAAAAGCGACGGTCCGCCGCCGACGTAGGCGGTGATCACGCTCGCGAAGACGATGTAGAGGACGAACAACAGGAACATCGTGACGAACATCCGGAACCGTAGTCCCCAGTCCGGCTTCCAGTCCATGGTCGACTAGAGGCGGCCCGACGAGTTAAGTGCCACCGGCGTGCTCTACGCGAAACCGGGGCCTGTGAGTCGATCACTCGAGCGCGCCGGACCCCCTCGTTTCGCATGGAAACCGGGCGACTGAAACACGTCTGACACGACCTGTCTCGCGATCGTCTGACGGCCGTCAGACCTGCGGGGGAGCGTTCCACTCGAGAGGAAGGTCCAGCCGGTGTGGCTCGTCCTCGCATGGACGTTCGAAACACCGGAAGCCTGCCGAAACCACTCAACGGAGGCTGATTGAACGGAGTGTGGTCCAGCACTGCTCCAGAACGTGCCTGAATAATCGTTCGGAAACCAACCCCTCGATTTCGTGTGGAGTTCTCACGTGGTGAAATCGAACGCGGGAGCCGGGAAACGACGAACGCACCGCTTAACTCGGTCTGCCTCAAAGTGGGGGGCATGACCGATACGCGTGCGTTTTGCCCCCGCTGTGGGGCACCGGTGCCCGACCGGTCCGAGAGCGACGCGTCCGATCCGCTCAGGCCGGGGGCGGAGGTCGATCTCTGTGATGCCTGTTACTTCGACGACTTCGAGTTCGTCGACGCTCCGGACCGGATCGACGTGCGCGTCTGCTCGCAGTGTGGGGCGGTCCACCGCGGCCGACGGTGGGTCGACGTCGGGGCGAAAGACTACACCGACGTCGCCATCGATGAAGTGAGCGAGGCGCTCGCGGTCCACGTCGACGTCGAGGACGTCGCCTGGCAGGTCGAACCCGAGGAGGTCGACCAGAACACGATCCGGATGCACTGTTACTTCACCGGGGTCGTGCGGGGAACGCCGGTCGAAGAGCAGGTGACGGTTCCCGTCAAGATCTCCCGGCAGACCTGTACCCGGTGTGGCCGAATCGCCGGCGACTACTACGCGAGCATCGTCCAGATTCGCGCCGAGGATCGGACGCCCTCGAGCGAGGAACTCGAGCGAGCGAAAGAGATCGCAGAGCGCATCGTCGCCGACATGGAAGCGACGGGCGATCGCAACGCGTTCATCACCGAAACGAACGAGACACCCGACGGGCTGAACATGCGGGTCTCGACCAACAAGATCGGGAAAAAGATCGCGAACAAGATGGTCGAGGAGTTCGGCGGCACCGTCACCGACGCGGAGACGCTCGTGACCGAAGACTCCGACGGCAACGAGGTCTACCGCGTCACGTTCGCCGTCCGCCTGCCGCCGTACGTGCCCGGCGACGTCATCGAGTTGAAAGACGACGGCGACGGACCCGTCCTCGTCCGCAGCGCCCACGGCAACCTCAAGGGGACGCGGCTGACGACCGGCGAACGCTACGAGGCGAGCTACGAGGAGGGAAACTCGCCCGACGCCCGACGACTCGGCGACGTCGACGACGCCGTCGAGACGACCGTCGTCACCGTCGAGGACGAGAACGCCGTCCAGGTGCTCGATCCCGAGACGTACCAGGCGAAGACGATCGCCCGTCCCGACTACTTTGCCCCCGACGCCGAGACGGTTCCCGTCCTCAAGAGCCGCGCCGGACTCCACATCCTCCCCGACAACGGCACCGGCAATGGGTGACGACGACGCCGACCCGAGACGATCTGACTCCGACTCGAGGCGGCCCGGCGCCGACTCGAGCGTCGATTCGACCGTCGAACCGGGCAACGATCCGGAACCGCTCGCCGTCGTCGTCGACAAACCCCGTTCCGAGGCCGCCATCGAGTCTTTGCGCGCCGAGTGCGTCTACGACGACTCGAGGCGCGTTCGCGAGTACGACGTCGACACCGTGGCGTTGCCGGTGACCGACCCACCGGCAGAGACGCGGGTTCGCGAAGTGATCCGGCAGGTCGATCCCGAATCCCGGAACCGGGGCCTCGAGGGCCGCCTCGCCGACCGCGGCTGGAGCGACGCCGACCTCGAGTCGGCGCCGAAGTCCTGGGCCGTGATCGGCGACGTGATCGTCGTCCGCGTTCCCGAGGGCTGTCCCGACGAGGGCGAGCTGGGCGAGACGCTGCTCGAGGTCCAGGGGGCCGAGTCGGTGCTGGCGGACGAGGGAGTCGCGAACGACGGCACGGCGGGAACCCACCGCGAGCCGAGGCGACGGCTGCTCGCGGGCCGGCGGGACACCGAGACGATCCACACCGAGCACGGGACGCGCTACGCGCTCGATCCGGCGCGGGTGCTGTTCTCGCCGGGTAACCAGGCCGAACGGGCGCGCATGGGCGAGGTCGTCGAGCCGGACGAGCGCGTCTTCGACATGTTCGCCGGCATCGGTTACTTCACCCTGCCGATGGCTCGTGCCGGCGCGACTGTGACGGCGACCGAAGTGAACCCCGCCTCGTTTCGCTACTTACTCGAGAACGCGGTGCTCAACGACGTCGCCGACCGCGTCGACGCCTACCGTGCCGACTGTCGCGACCTCGCCGGCGAGGTTGAGGCCGACCGCGTCGTCATGGGCTACTACGGCAGCGCCGACGGGATCGACGCCGAGGGTCACGGAACGCGCCGCGAGGAGGCTCAGGAGTTCCTTCCGGACGCCCTCTCGTCGCTCGTTTCCGGAGGAATCCTCCACTACCACGAGGCCACGCCCGACTCGCGACTGTGGGAGCGGCCGCTCGAGCGCCTCGAGTCCGCGGTCGACGAGGCAGAGCGAACGTTCGAGGTGCTCGAGACGCGCCGGGTGAAAAGTCATAGCGCCGGCGTTTCCCACGTCGTCGTCGACGTGCAGGTCGAGTGATGGTAACTGGTGGGTCGTGAGATTCATGCATCAGGAGCGCAATGCGTTCCGTATGAGCAAGATGAACAAGGCCATCGCGCTGCTGTTCGCCATCCTGATGGCGACCTCGATCGTCGCCATGCCGGCGATGTATCTCTTCTAAGCGGTCGATACACCGGTTGAAGGTGGGCTCTGGCGTCACCGTCGGTCGTTTCGGTCACCGTCGGCTGGCTGCTCGAGGCTCGAGCCGTTCGCGTAGATCGCACAGAGCAACAGCGCGGCGATGACGACGTCGAGGCCGTGCTCGACGAGGTGGTGGAGCCCCATCGGAACGATTCCCAGGACGGTCCCGGTCCCGACGATCGTCCTGACGACGAGGGCGCCGAGTGCCAGCGTGATCAGCAGGTAGGTCGTCGATCGCCGCCGGTAGTAGGCACTCACTCCCAGCAGAAAGAGGACAGTCGTCCCGGTTCCGGCCAGCAGGAGGACGCCGTGGAGGAACGGCGAGTGGCGTACCTCGTCCCAGCACAGCATCGAGAGCGCGAGCGTTACATCTGGAGTCATGGTCGAATCACTGGCTCGTGGACCGCGGTGTGTCGTCGTTCTAGGGCACCAGAACGGTCGGTGAAACCGGCACCGAACGGCGACTGTGACGGACGATCGGAATATTAGTCAGCAGACGTGTATAACCCCTCCAGCCATTCCCAGATTCTGGTAACCAGAGATACCCCCATTGTCACGTCGTGGCTGGTTTTCTGTAAGGAGTCTACTGGCGAGGCACCAGAACATGAGTGACGTACGACACAATATCAGGATGCGAGTTAGTACCGATCCGGGAATTCACTTCAACGCGCTGGTCCGGGAGCTCGATCTGGCTGCCGGACAGACGCAGTATCACGTCCGGCGGCTGTTGCGCTCGGGCGAGATCGTCTCCGAGGAGCTCTACGGACGAACCCACTACTACCCGACCGACTACGACGACTGGGACCGACGGGCGCTCGCACTGTTTCGCCGGGAGACCTGCCGCGACGTCCTCGTCTACCTCATCGAGTACGGCCCGGCCCGGCCGGACGAGGTGGCCGACGAACTCGAGATCGCCCGCAGCACGCTCGAGTGGCACCTCGGCCACCTCCTCGAGTGCGAGCTCGTCGAGAAGCAGTACGGCGAGCGAAATCGGGTGACGCTTCACCTCGCCAACCCCGAGCGAACCGGCAAGCTACTGGCGCGCGTCACGCCCTCGGTCGCCGACCGGCTCGTCGATCGCTTCACCCGCCTCGTCGACCAGCTCCTCGAGGACGCGGCGCCGGTCCAGAGCCGGTAGGCGCTCGAGGGGGTCCGGCTGAGACTGGCGTGACGAGCGCTCTCCCATCGAAACCGGGAGTCGAAACGTGACGGTTCTGAGGATCGCCGAGCACGGTTTCGTCGTGGCTCACGATCGAGTGCTCCAGTTGCGGTCGGACGCCGCACACCCGGTGATTCCCGAGCGAGGCGACGATCGGTCACGGGAGCGTCGTGGTCGTTACAGCTCCTCGTCTTCGAACAGCTTCGCTCGTTCTTCGTGTTCCATCTCCCGTTTTTTCAGCTCCGCCTCCGCATCGATCTTGCGTACCGAAATACGGTAGAGCAGGAGTACAGCCACTAACCCGAGCAGGAGGAGCCCGGCGAAGAACACGGCCCTAATCATCCGTCGCCTCCACGTCCTCCGGATCGAGGATGACCGGCGTCTCGCCGTCGATCACGTAGACCGTTCCCTCGTCGTAGGCCCGGATCTGCTCGAGTGCGAGGTTCTCTTCCGTGAGCGCCTCCTGCACTTCTCGGAGTGCGTCGGCCTCACCTTCGGCGCGAATCCGTTCGGCGTCCGCGTCACCTTCGGCACGGGTCCGTTCGGCATCGGCTTCCTGCTGGGCGATCTCTACCTCTTCGAGGGCCGATTCGAACGACGGGTCGAAGTGGATGTCTCGGACCTGGACGGATTCGATCTCGACGTACGACGGCGACTCCGATCGCAACTCTTCGGCGATGATATCGCCGAGCCGCTCACGACCGTCCCGCGAGTTCGCTTCGGTGGCGTTGAGCGCCGACGCCTCCCGCGCGACGGTATCGATCGTCTCGGGACGAAGCAACCGCTGTTCGTACTGATTGATGGTGTTCCACTCTCGATGGAACTCGTGTACTTCGTCTTCGACGACGGCGTACCGGACGGTGATGTCCGCACCGACGTGCTGTTGGTCGGCCGAGCGGAAGTCCACTGCGTCCTCTTCGTCGACGTCACCGTCGTGGATGTCACCGCTCATCGTGTACGTCTGCGGTCGAATCTCGATGTACTCGACCGAGTGATAGAACGGAATCAGTGGAAAGTGCCAGCCCGGGTCCAGAATGTCGCCGGTCACCGCACCCTGTGCTTTCATCACGCCACGTTCTCCCTCGTCCACGCTGGCCACCATGGCGAGGTAGCCGATCCCGCCGAGTAAGACCATGACGAGACCGATTACCGCCAGGATCTGTAACTGTCTCTCTGCTTTCATCACTCGTAGTTGTTTAGTACGAACATTTGGGTGTATCGATTCACTGCTAAAACATCAGTATTGAGTGTTGTTAACTAGCTTCTCATAGACTGAAGCGCCTCATAAAATACCATCTATCGTATAGCTTTGACAAAAAACTGGCCGATACGTGGTGCGCAGCGGTTCTCCTTCTCTAACCGTGAGAGCACAGCCAGTTTCGGAGTGTGTGCGCACGTGTGGCCGGCGACGTCCCACCGTCGAGAACGCTGCCCGTGGACCACCCGATCCGACTGACGATCGAGCTGTCGCTAGCCGTCCGTCTCCCAGACGTCCGCGAGCGGACTGTCTCTCGAGGACCGCCGGCGACGACGACGCCCGTAGCCCTGGCCGGAGCGCTCGAGGCCGCCGGAGTCGTCCGGGCCGCTCGAGGAGCCACCTGACGACCCAGTGAGCGCCGCCCGCGGCTCGAATTCGGGGAGGTCGGGTCGGGTCATCCGGTCGACGCCCGCGGCGAACCAGTCGGGCATGTCGGTTCGCGCGCGTTCGAAGCAGTCGAGCAGGCTCGAGTCTGCGAGGTAGGTCGCCCCGTGGTCGTCGGGGGCGCGGACGACGCGGCCGCAGGCCTGGATGACGGTCCGGAGGGCGGCGCGGTAGTACCAGGCCCACTGGCCCTCCGCGAGTCGGTGGGCGACGCGGGAGTCGCTCGTGTTGAGGAAGGGAGCCTTGCAGATGACCTGCCAGCGACAGAGGTCGCCTTTGAGGTCGAGCGCTTCCTCCATCTTCACCGAGAGGAAGACGTCCGGCTCGGGCGAGGCCTTCCAGGCCTCGAGGTCGGCGTCCCGGCTGTCGCGGTCGTGGGCCCGGACGCGCTCGCCGACGCCGAAGTCTGCGAGCAGCGAGGCGAGGCGTTCCTGAATGTCGTAGGAGTGGGCGTGGATCAGCCCCTTCTCGTCGGGGTGGCGTTGCATAATCTGAACGATCGTGCGGGCGATCTTCGGGAGGGTCTCCTCGCGGTGCTCGTAGGTCATCTTCCCCTGGGTGACGTCGTAGAACGGCCGGTTCTCGACGGGGAACGTGTGGTCGACGTCGACGAGCGCGACGGTCGACGGGTCAAGTCCGACGCCCCGGCAGAAGGCCTCCTTGTTGAGGATGGTTGCCGAGAGGAGGGCGAACTTGTTGCCCCGGTCCCAGATCGTGTGGTGGAGGTAGCGTTCGGGGTTCATCGGCTTGATCGTGAGCGGACCGCCCTCGTCGTCCTCGGTCCCGTCGTCGCTCCCTCGAGCGCCCGAGGGGTCGGCCTGATCGACCAGCCACGTCGTCGGACTCATCGGATCGCGGTAGTCTTTGACGAACCACTCGAGCTCGCCGATCAGCTCCTGGAGGCGGTCGCGTTCGCGCACGTCGGCCGGGGTGAGCGTCTCCTGGGCGAGCAGCTCGTCCTTGCGGCGGGCACAGACCTGGGCGAGGTTCTCGGCGTAGCGGGCAGCGCGTTCGACGCCGTCGACCGCGGGCACTCGCAGCTCGTCCCAGAACGGCACCGTGCGGGGGCCGAGCTGGATCGTCGCGTACATCTCGGCCCACTCGGCGAGGCCGTGGGCCTCGTCGATGACGACCACGTCTCGCTTGCGAAACACCTCACTGCCCGCCGTCTGCATGAAGTACGCGAGCGTCATCGCCGCGATCTCGCGGTTCGAGGCGATGGCTCGATCGGAGAAGTACGGACACCGATGCTGCACCGAACAGTCGTAGCCTCGCTCGCGAACGCAGGGGGCCTGGTTCACCGGCGTGTCGAGTTCGCCCGGCAGGATGCAGGTGTAGTTCGACTTCCCGCGGATGACGTTGAGGTCTGCCAGCAGGTCGTCGCCGGCGACGTCGTCGAGCTGGGAGACCTGTGGCGTCGTGTAGTAGGCGCCGCTGGCCTCGCTCGGCTCGGCCTCCTCGACGCGTCGGGCACAGCCCGCGACCGCCCGCGCGAGCAGGGACTTACCGCTGCCTGTCGGCGCACGAACCAGCACGACGTCGTTTCCCGCGAGGAAGGCGTCGCGGATGTCACGGAGGGCTCCTTCCTGGTTGCCGCGGTAACTCGGCGCGGGGAAGGCTTCGAATATCCGCTCGGGGTTCACTGATTACGTCACCGATCGGTCGAACCCTAAAGGCTACGAAGCGTCTCGGACGCTGATGGGTACGATCGGTGTCGAGCCGACACCGACTCCTCGGCCGCGTTACTCGCGACCTGTGGACTGAAACAGCGTCGAGAGCTGTTCCCATCGCTCCGTGAGCGTTTCGACCTCGGTCTGGATGGCCTGCTGGCGGTCCTCGAGACGGTCGACCGACGCCGACACGGAGTCTTCGACGGCGGCGACCTGCGTCGTGGTCTGGTCGTCGAGGCGCTCGAGTTCCTCGTCGATCGCCGTCAGCCGGCTCAGCTGCGCCGACTGGCACCGCTCGAGTGCCTCGACGGCCTCCCCGAGCGCATCGAGATCTGCGCGCAGCTCCTCGAGGAGCGTCGCGGCGTCGCCGTTGTCGTCGATGAACGCCTCCATCGCGTCGATGTACGACGACAGTTCGTGAAACCGAGACTGGAGGTGTGTAACCCGCGCCTCGAGGCTCGGTGGGGGCGCTGTACCGAAGAGTTCCCGAAGCTGCTGTCGCTGCTCGTCGCTCACCTGCTCGCGCTCGAGTTCGTCGATGAGCCGTTCGGCGACGGTACGACGGGCTGTCGACTGGCTTTCTCCGTCGACGGTCGCGTCGTTCGAGGAGTCGACAGCCGACCGATCGCTCGCCTCGCTCGAGTCGGCGTCGGTCAGCAGCTCGGTAAGCGTCACCTCGTCTTCGGGACCGGTGAGCTCGCCGAAGTCGTCGAGAAACTCGATGTACTCCGGATCGTCGAGCAGTTCGTGGACGTCGAGCGCATCGGTCCGTCGCTTGACGTCACCGAACGCCGTCCGCGACGAGCCGGAGCGCTCGTGATCGGCCGCCAGCGCCGATCGCTGCGCCGCGGTCAGCCGGGACGCGATGCGGTCGTCGTCGGTCACCGTGACGTGATCGACGATCGGAAGTTCCTCGAGCGCGGTTCGGACGACTGCGACGTCGTGTTCGGTCGCGACCGGAATCGAGACGGATCGATCGGCCAGCGAGGACCGGCTATCGTGATCCGACAGGACCACGAGGTACTCGGCCAGTTCGCGCACCACGGCAGCTCGATCGCTCGGCGACGACGCCGTCGCGAACCGAATCGTCACCCTGTAGACGTCGAACCCGGAGTCGAGACGCGGTCGATCGCGGCCCGACGACGTCTGCGCCCCACCGTCGCCAGTCGCCGACTTCCGACAATCGGCGGTCGTCCCTCCGTCGGTCATCGTCGGTGCCGTCGATGGCTTGTTGTCGACGCGGTTACTCGGCCCCACATTCGATTCCCCCCCTGGTTCGTATCCCCGAGCGATTCGCGCGCGAATCGCCCGTTTCGGGACTCCCCTACCCGGTACTTCATATTGCAGTACACCTCACCACAACTGACTTTATAATTGTTTGGAGTGATTGGTTAGTGTGGGATACTTTTCATATCGGCGCGTAAGGTTAGCTTTTTCACGCACACTGGTCCGCGCCGAGGTTCGGAAATCTCCGGTAGCAGGT
This portion of the Natronobeatus ordinarius genome encodes:
- a CDS encoding DUF7471 family protein: MTPDVTLALSMLCWDEVRHSPFLHGVLLLAGTGTTVLFLLGVSAYYRRRSTTYLLITLALGALVVRTIVGTGTVLGIVPMGLHHLVEHGLDVVIAALLLCAIYANGSSLEQPADGDRNDRR
- the radA gene encoding DNA repair and recombination protein RadA, translated to MADVDLETLPGVGPATADKLKDAGYDSFESLAVAAPAELSNTADIGDSTAGDIVRAARDAADIGGFETGTTVLERRNEIGKLSWHIDEVDDLLGGGVETQSITEVYGEFGAGKSQVTHQMAVNVQLPKEAGGLHGRVIFVDSEDTFRPERIDDMVRGLPEEAIEAALEDREIEGSPDDEETLDELVDSMLEKIHVAKAFNSNHQMLLAEKAKELASEHEDSEYPVRLLCVDSLTAHFRAEYVGRGELANRQQKLNKHLHDIDKVGNLYNAAIIVTNQVSSNPDAFFGDPTKPIGGNILGHKSTFRIYLRKSKGDKRIVRLVDAPNLADGEAVMRVQDAGLKPE
- a CDS encoding 60S ribosomal export protein NMD3; translated protein: MTDTRAFCPRCGAPVPDRSESDASDPLRPGAEVDLCDACYFDDFEFVDAPDRIDVRVCSQCGAVHRGRRWVDVGAKDYTDVAIDEVSEALAVHVDVEDVAWQVEPEEVDQNTIRMHCYFTGVVRGTPVEEQVTVPVKISRQTCTRCGRIAGDYYASIVQIRAEDRTPSSEELERAKEIAERIVADMEATGDRNAFITETNETPDGLNMRVSTNKIGKKIANKMVEEFGGTVTDAETLVTEDSDGNEVYRVTFAVRLPPYVPGDVIELKDDGDGPVLVRSAHGNLKGTRLTTGERYEASYEEGNSPDARRLGDVDDAVETTVVTVEDENAVQVLDPETYQAKTIARPDYFAPDAETVPVLKSRAGLHILPDNGTGNG
- a CDS encoding class I SAM-dependent methyltransferase, yielding MGDDDADPRRSDSDSRRPGADSSVDSTVEPGNDPEPLAVVVDKPRSEAAIESLRAECVYDDSRRVREYDVDTVALPVTDPPAETRVREVIRQVDPESRNRGLEGRLADRGWSDADLESAPKSWAVIGDVIVVRVPEGCPDEGELGETLLEVQGAESVLADEGVANDGTAGTHREPRRRLLAGRRDTETIHTEHGTRYALDPARVLFSPGNQAERARMGEVVEPDERVFDMFAGIGYFTLPMARAGATVTATEVNPASFRYLLENAVLNDVADRVDAYRADCRDLAGEVEADRVVMGYYGSADGIDAEGHGTRREEAQEFLPDALSSLVSGGILHYHEATPDSRLWERPLERLESAVDEAERTFEVLETRRVKSHSAGVSHVVVDVQVE
- the pspAB gene encoding PspA-associated protein PspAB; this encodes MGLLDGLRAVLGLRAEADAKRDAHPDDLFGMSTAYLTMEADLGYESMNEGALCFAGVDSRRFRDAVDEVEAILEAGREETGTDFSVTEDDHGYHWVILSDSDPEDLITSLHFAADTFIEHGYGSRLLAAVFGYEDHEGPAYWIYSFRRGAYYPFAPRSGRERDSSTEFTLEAALDGELELEREKEYWYPLWPSQSGRRPWE
- a CDS encoding TIGR04024 family LLM class F420-dependent oxidoreductase, with the protein product MPAHSRDVVLPLNEYDSIDEAVSLARRAEDLEYGYVSIGETAGRNVPLVLSVIAERTDEIGIADDVLSPFARSPALLGQTAVTLQEISGGRFRLRLGASSPALTERWHGVDFDRPLRRVREAVEIVRQVQAGERLDYDGEMFSPSGLTLECEPPAQPAPVDVAALGPKATELAGRFADGWVPQLLPYEQLEARLEDLERGAELGGQDPDELRVAPLLRCCALEDGERAREYARSQLAFMIAIYGPYYRGAIADAGWADLTETVKNRWHESGREAAVEAVTDDLLEAVVAAGTPEEVRTQVERFESIDGVDAVQIGFCGGMSEAERERTLEALAP
- the htpX gene encoding zinc metalloprotease HtpX; this translates as MDWKPDWGLRFRMFVTMFLLFVLYIVFASVITAYVGGGPSLFIVLFASFSLVQYYFSDTLTLKSMGAKTVSAEEYPQLHASVERLSQQADLPKPKVAVIDSQVPNAFATGRNQKNAAVAVTVGLMRTLNREELDGVIAHELAHVKNRDMMVMTIASFLSTIAFMMVRWGAIFGGGRGRGGRGGGGIAVAILVSLLVWIISYLLIRALSRYREYAADRGAAAITGNPSALASALMKISGEVDKVPDRDLREEAEMNAFFIIPLKSGVVGKLFSTHPPTEKRIEQLRSLEREMTTI
- a CDS encoding HalOD1 output domain-containing protein, with the protein product MNATSNNSHTCPEPPASTTHFHHDWDGDRSLAAAIVSAVADCSRKPPTELEVLYEVVDPDALDELFEPRSDDARRNGGHLWFQLDECAVTVSGDGFVTVRRLE